From Aristaeella lactis, the proteins below share one genomic window:
- a CDS encoding AGE family epimerase/isomerase produces the protein MVNSEPAVLISGIRSHLETKILPFWENLKDDAFGGYYGYMDEALHLNRKADKGCILNSRILWFFSTAATVLKRPDLRVYADHAYRFLDRFGDPENGGLFWSVTYDGTPADTTKHTYCQAFAVYGLAAYYRLTGNPGALDRARSLFRVIERKCRDKGGYLEAQKADFTPEGNEKLSENGVMASRTMNTLLHVIEAYAELYRAYPDEAVRSAGAAALRQCLNQVWNPEKHRLEVFFDASFRPLLDMQSYGHDIEAGWLLRDAAKALLPEAEQASLDVMCLDLLQSAADRAFTDHGFHYESVNGRVNTVRAWWPQAEAMLGFACGWEMTQDPVWLSRMKTQWEYIRRMTVDPREGSEWFNELREDGSSLGKPMVEEWKCPYHNGRMCLRLIGGGLPGIL, from the coding sequence ATGGTTAACAGTGAACCCGCAGTGCTGATATCCGGTATCCGTTCACATCTGGAAACAAAGATCCTTCCCTTCTGGGAAAACCTGAAGGACGATGCGTTCGGCGGATATTACGGATACATGGATGAAGCTTTACATCTGAACCGGAAAGCAGATAAAGGCTGCATCCTCAACAGCCGGATCCTGTGGTTCTTTTCCACGGCTGCCACCGTGCTGAAACGGCCGGATCTGCGGGTGTACGCGGACCATGCCTATCGTTTCCTGGACCGCTTCGGTGATCCGGAAAACGGCGGCTTGTTCTGGTCTGTTACTTATGACGGAACGCCGGCGGACACCACCAAGCACACCTATTGTCAGGCCTTCGCTGTATACGGACTTGCGGCCTATTACCGGCTGACCGGCAATCCCGGCGCGCTGGACAGGGCCCGTTCTCTGTTCCGCGTCATCGAGCGCAAATGCCGGGACAAGGGCGGCTACCTGGAGGCTCAAAAGGCGGATTTCACACCCGAAGGCAATGAAAAGCTGAGCGAAAACGGTGTCATGGCTTCCCGGACCATGAACACGCTCCTGCACGTCATCGAAGCGTACGCGGAACTGTATCGGGCTTATCCGGATGAAGCCGTCCGGTCCGCCGGAGCCGCAGCGCTTCGCCAGTGCCTGAACCAGGTCTGGAATCCGGAAAAGCACCGCTTGGAAGTGTTCTTTGACGCGTCATTCCGTCCCCTGCTGGACATGCAGAGCTACGGTCACGACATCGAGGCCGGCTGGCTGCTCCGGGATGCCGCGAAAGCCCTGCTTCCCGAAGCGGAACAGGCTTCCCTGGACGTCATGTGTCTGGACCTGCTCCAAAGTGCCGCGGACCGCGCCTTTACCGATCACGGGTTTCACTATGAGTCCGTAAACGGCCGGGTGAACACAGTCCGTGCCTGGTGGCCCCAGGCGGAGGCTATGTTGGGATTTGCCTGCGGCTGGGAGATGACACAGGATCCGGTATGGCTCAGCAGGATGAAAACCCAGTGGGAATATATCCGCCGGATGACCGTGGATCCCCGGGAAGGCAGCGAATGGTTCAATGAACTGCGGGAGGATGGCAGCTCCCTCGGAAAACCAATGGTGGAAGAATGGAAATGCCCCTATCACAACGGCAGGATGTGTCTGCGCCTGATAGGAGGTGGATTGCCGGGTATCCTGTAA
- a CDS encoding LacI family DNA-binding transcriptional regulator has translation MKRATMRDIARAVGTSAVTVSKALAGKPGMSDKLRSKIMKKAGEMGYEYPRNSRVILPEHMEIGILIPDKYFEPDSYYAILCKRLIKKLEDMGHFGLLEILTTEVEKQFALPNLLTAGHADGLILLGEPAKPYYRKIAQAGVPIVFLDFYDEQANADAVAGDNSYGTYRLTSHLIRRGHTKIGFVGNIKATSSIMDRFLGYYRAMLVNDLQVREDWIIPDRELTGGLVKPVLPEELPTAFVCNCDITARMMISLLQEKGYRVPEDISITGFDDFPQGSANDVPLSTFRIDTDGMIELAVKALMERCAGERKPFGRLVVGGQPVYRGSEIPFGNF, from the coding sequence ATGAAAAGAGCAACCATGCGGGATATTGCCCGCGCTGTAGGCACCAGTGCAGTAACCGTATCCAAAGCCTTGGCCGGAAAGCCGGGCATGAGCGACAAGCTTCGCTCCAAGATAATGAAGAAAGCCGGGGAGATGGGATACGAGTATCCCCGGAACAGCCGTGTCATCCTCCCGGAGCACATGGAGATCGGCATCCTCATTCCGGACAAGTACTTTGAACCGGATTCCTATTACGCGATCCTCTGCAAGCGGCTGATTAAAAAGCTGGAGGATATGGGACATTTCGGCCTGCTGGAGATTCTGACCACAGAAGTGGAAAAGCAGTTTGCCCTGCCGAACCTGCTGACTGCCGGCCACGCGGACGGGCTGATCCTGCTGGGTGAGCCTGCCAAGCCCTATTACCGGAAGATCGCCCAGGCGGGCGTACCCATCGTGTTCCTGGACTTCTATGACGAGCAGGCCAATGCCGATGCTGTAGCCGGGGATAACAGCTACGGCACATACCGGCTTACCAGCCACCTGATCCGCCGGGGACACACGAAGATCGGTTTCGTAGGGAATATCAAAGCCACCAGCAGCATCATGGACCGTTTTCTGGGATACTACCGCGCCATGCTGGTCAATGACCTTCAGGTACGGGAGGACTGGATCATCCCCGACCGCGAGCTGACCGGCGGGCTGGTGAAGCCTGTTCTGCCCGAAGAACTCCCGACAGCTTTTGTCTGCAACTGCGACATCACCGCCCGGATGATGATCAGCCTGCTGCAGGAAAAAGGCTATCGGGTACCGGAGGATATCTCAATCACGGGCTTTGATGATTTCCCCCAGGGCAGCGCAAATGATGTACCGCTGAGCACCTTCCGGATCGATACGGATGGAATGATCGAGCTGGCGGTCAAGGCGCTGATGGAACGCTGTGCCGGTGAACGGAAACCCTTCGGCCGCCTGGTGGTCGGCGGTCAGCCGGTATACAGGGGATCAGAAATTCCCTTCGGGAATTTTTGA
- a CDS encoding glycoside hydrolase family 130 protein — protein sequence MADIKMLNVSSLPNIPWQERPAGLKTESPVWRYSENPVMGRNPTPEIARIFNSAVVPWEDGFIAVLRGEQINGIPYVYLGHSKDGIHWDVEREKVPFTDEAGNPKMPHYAYDPRLVKVDDTYYIIWCGDFYGASIGMAKTTDFKTFTRIENPFIPFNRNAVLFPRKINGTYRLLSRPSDSGHTPFGDIFISESPDMTFWGKHRHVMGSGGEWWESVKIGAGAAPIETSEGWLMFYHGVATTCNGFVYSMGGAILDINEPSKVLYRCANHLLTPEENYEVTGFVPNVIFPCATLQDGDTGRIAIYYGAADTHVGLAFTTVDEVVNYIKSHSVLHSGDDEAVHNY from the coding sequence ATGGCAGATATCAAAATGCTGAATGTCTCTTCTCTCCCCAACATTCCCTGGCAGGAGCGTCCTGCGGGGCTGAAAACAGAATCTCCTGTCTGGCGTTATTCCGAAAACCCCGTCATGGGCCGGAATCCCACCCCTGAGATCGCCCGCATCTTCAACAGTGCGGTCGTTCCGTGGGAAGACGGTTTTATCGCGGTGCTCCGCGGCGAACAGATCAACGGTATCCCCTATGTATATCTCGGTCATTCCAAAGACGGTATCCACTGGGATGTGGAACGGGAAAAAGTACCCTTTACCGATGAAGCCGGCAATCCGAAAATGCCTCACTACGCCTATGACCCCCGGCTGGTGAAAGTGGATGACACTTATTACATCATCTGGTGCGGGGATTTCTACGGTGCTTCCATCGGCATGGCAAAGACAACGGATTTCAAAACCTTCACCCGGATCGAGAATCCTTTCATTCCCTTCAACCGGAACGCGGTTCTGTTTCCCCGCAAGATCAACGGAACCTACCGTCTGCTCTCCCGTCCGTCCGACAGCGGCCATACTCCCTTCGGCGATATCTTCATCAGCGAGAGCCCGGATATGACCTTCTGGGGCAAACACCGCCATGTCATGGGCAGCGGCGGAGAATGGTGGGAAAGCGTGAAGATCGGTGCCGGCGCGGCTCCCATTGAGACCAGCGAAGGCTGGCTGATGTTCTACCACGGGGTTGCGACCACCTGCAACGGCTTCGTCTATTCCATGGGCGGCGCGATCCTGGATATCAACGAGCCCAGCAAGGTGCTTTACCGCTGCGCCAATCACCTGCTGACCCCGGAAGAAAACTACGAGGTCACCGGCTTTGTTCCCAATGTCATCTTCCCCTGCGCCACGCTGCAGGACGGGGATACCGGCCGCATCGCGATCTATTACGGTGCCGCGGACACCCATGTAGGCCTTGCTTTCACCACCGTGGACGAAGTCGTGAATTACATCAAGTCCCACAGCGTCCTCCATTCCGGCGACGATGAAGCGGTTCACAATTACTGA